Genomic segment of Streptomyces sp. NA02950:
CCTTCGAGGTGGCCCGTACGGCGGTGGGGCCCAGCCGACGAGCGATGACGTGCTGCAGCGCGACTAGCGCGTCGCTGGAACGGAAATTCCAGGCCAGCGAGTAAGTGGTGGCGTCAAATGCGTCGGTGAAGCGTTGGACAGCGTTGGGCAGGGCGCCGGCCCAGCCCATGATCCGCTGCTTGCTGTCGCCGACCGCGGTCACGGCGGTCTCCTCCCCGAACACGGACGTGAGGAAGGAAAACTGCGCGCTGGTCGTGTCCTGGAATTCGTCGACGAACACCACGGGGTAGGTCATGCGCAGGGCGCGTCTGAGTCCCGCCACCGCGCGGACCAGCAGCTCCGCGAGCCGGTTCAGCATGACGAAGTCGAGTTGGGCCTTTCCCGACCGTAGGTAGCGGGCGTGCCACCACTCGCGCACGGCGTACGAGATGGCGTCGATTTCGTCATCGGCGGGCACGATCTCTGGCAGGTCGTAATTGCCGACGACACCGGGGACGAAGCGGTTCGTCTGGAATCGGGCGACCTCCCACCGCAGTGACTCGGGGGCAGCGTGAGCGATGCCGTTGAGGAACGCTCCCACCTCCGCGTTGGAGGCCGTGCTGATGTCGTACCCATCAACCATGCGCCAGTCTGGCGGTAGAGCCGGCGCGAACCGATCCACCAGTCCCTTGGTGAACGCATCGAAGGTCATCGACGCGAATCGACCGGCGTGTTCCGGGACACGGGCAGCGACACGGCGGCCGAGGTTGGCAGCAGCGTCCCGCTTGAAGGAGATCGCCAGAATGTGCTGTGGCCACGGGCAGAGCCCGGTCTGCAAGAGGTACGCGGCGCGCTGAGCGAGGAACTCCGTTTTGCCCGCGCCAGGCCCGGCCACTACTGCCACGTTGCCGACGTCCCGCAGAGCCTCCCACGCAGATGGCTCCAAGTCCTCGATGCCCGCCGGGCGCCAACCGTCCGCCGGGATTAGCGCAGTCCGGCGTGGTGCCGCCGGGGGCGTTGGGATGAGAGGGCCGGGGGTGCTCACAGCGAGATCGCCTTCCGGATGTGCTCCACGAGGGCGGTGAGGACCTCCGGGACATTCAGTCTGATCTCTTTGTCGCTGAGGCGGCCGAGCGCGCTCATGTGAGTGCTTGGTTTCGACCGTGACAGGAACAGGTAGCGGTACCAGCCCAGCCACTCGGTCTTGTTCTCCCAGTAGCGCGGCCTGGTTCCCTTCGCTCCCAGGACCGTGGTGGTGGGGTCACTGGAGTCCGGCCCGTGTTGGTTGCCTTCGAGGTGGGTGTAGGCGTTCTCGAACGCGCACAACATGGCGTAGTCAAGGTCGAGCGGCTCGGAGTAGAAGACGGCGAAGGTGCGCAGATGCTGCAGGATCGGACGGATGTGCTTGAGGAGGAGGCCGTCGTGGATCTCTTCGACCTCGTCGTAGCCGTTCAGCCCTTCCAACGGGTCCAGCCCGTTGTCCATGAGACGGTTGCACGCGTCTCGGAGCCGGGCCGGGCCGGAACCGGCCTTGCCGTAGTCGAGATCCAGCAGGGTGGCATGGGGGACGTCCAGGTCGTTGAGCAGCTTCCACATGTGGTTGGTGTGCCGGCCGTCGAGCGGCACCATCGCTACGAACGACGGGTCCAGGTGTACACCGTGGGCCCGGGCGACCCGGGGGATGACGAGCTGCTCAGTATCACCTTCGCCGAGCACCACGAACTTGGCAAAGTACAGTTCCGGGTGGGCTCGCACCGCCTCACGCACATACTTCCCCGCCTCGGTGGTGTCGTCGGGGAGAGTGATCTCTCGGACCGATGCGGTCGCTGTGACCGGCTCCGTACGGAAGTACCGAACGTCCTCCGGGCGGATACGGGGCATGACGCTGGCGGAGTGGCTGGAGAGGACCGCCTGCGTCGCCGTGGAGCCGCTCAGCGCCTGCAATTGACCGACGATCCGGGACAGGAAGAACGGCGCAAGGCTGTTCTCCGGTTCCTCGACCGCGATCAGGGTCAGGTTCGGCAGATGCGCGGCCTCCAGCGTGAAGTCGTCGCTGTGCTGGCCGCCGTAGACCGCAGCTTCGACGTCGAGGGCCGCTGCCACCAGAGCGAGGTGCAACAGCGACCGTTGCCCGTCGCTCAGCATGCGTGCCGGCCTGGGGCGGCTGTGGTGATCGGGCTCGAAGACAAGCTCGGAGTTGCGGATCAGCTGGGTGAAGTCGCCGTCGAGGAGACGTAGTTTGGGTTCCGAGTGCAGACCCGCGTCGTGCAGCTCCTGCCACCGCGCGCTCAGCGCGCCCTCGACCGCCCGGACAACGGGCTCGTCGGCGAACTGATCGGCGACTTCCGCCGCGTGGTCAGTGACGAGGTCGCGCAAATCAGATGACCACTGCGCTGCCCGCCAGAGCCGACTGCGGAGGAAGGCCGTCACCTGGCGCACGCCGTCGCGTGAGGCCGGAATGTAGATCATCTGGATGCGGCTGCGCTCCCGAGCCGTCAACGGCACGTAGTCGTCCTCGCTGTACTCCTCGGCGAGGGTGTTGACGATCACACGTGTCTCGGTGATGGCACCCTCCACCGTGCCGTCGTCGACCCATTCCGCCAGGAGTGCCAACCGCACCTTCAGCTCGCCATCCTCCGTGGCGGCCATGCGACGGAAGAACTCCGGTACCGCTCGGAGCACTTCCGCCCGCTCCTGGTGTTCATCGCCCTCCGCGGCGTCATCATCTGCATCCCCGACCTCGTCGTCCTCTCCGGGGTCGTCGAGTTCGGGGAAGGCGAGTACCGCTTCGATCGTCAACTCACGGCTGGCGGGAACGTCGGTCTCGCCAGCGGGCACGTGGAAGTCGTCCACGCGTACGGACCGCTCCTGCCCGGATATCCCGAACAACCGCAGCAGCGCCTCGCACGCCGCGGTCTTGCCCGAGCCATTGGCGCCGATAAAGGCGGTCATGCCTGAGTGCAGCCGAAGGGAAGTGCGCCCCGGCCCGAAGCACTTGAAGTTCTCCAGCACGAGCTTCTCGATGAACATTCGTCACTTTCCGATACAACGATGTCATGGGCGGCGATACCGCGCCGAAGAGGGTATCGAAATCATGTGATCTCCGGGCTCGTACGATCAAAGTCGTCGCGGGCCTTGCCCGCGGCAACACCCGTAACGCGGCCAGAGTGAGCCACGCCAGCCACGTGAGCGCCATAGGCAGCTACCCGGCCCAACCGATCTCGCGTACCTCGATGGCCCCGTCGTGCGGCATGTACTGGATCCAGCAGTGCGCCCCGAACGCTTCACGGATCTCCTCGACACTGCCTGGGTCCCGTACATCCGGCCACTCCCTTGGAGTGGCACGCACGAGCTCGACGAGCTCCAGGACCTCGCGCCGCGCGTCCGCCGGCAATTCGCCCATCACGTCGGAGGCCAGTTCCTCCACCACCACGCCATAACGCATTGCACGCCCCCGTGCTCGTGAGCATCTGTGCAGCACGGTACGGCTTCGTGTACAACCGCCCGCGATGCTGTGGATAACTCTTGACGGTGTCTGCTCAAGTCGCGTTGTGTGTCCACGATGAGTGCGTGACCCCGAACCGGTGCGGGGGAGGCGAAGAGAACGGGGCACGGTCTTGGCCCCTTCTCCGCGGCCCGTCGGGCCAACTCGGATCCCAGAAGGCCGCGATCGCGGCTGTCACGCCGGGGCGCGCTCGGGACCGACTCCGACGGGCAGCGTGTTCCCGGTGCGGGCGAACGAAGCCGGCGGCGTTATGGACTCATCGAGGTGTCCGGCGAGCTGTCCCAGCTTCCGCCCGGCAGTGAATCGGACGAGGACGCGTAGACGTGGTGGGTCTTCCTGCTGAGGGCAATCCGGCCTCCGGTGGGAAGCAAGGCGTGTGCCGCGTCAGCCGATAGAGTGTCAGCGTGGGGCTGATCGGGGGCAATCTCGCGCTGAGAGCAGGTCTCGCGCTGTCCTTTTCGGTGACCGAGGCCATGCGGCTGATGGCCGCCGTGCCAGAAGGCGTAGCCGTCAACGTCTGGCGGGCGAGATGCACCGTCATGCACGGCCACTTCAGGGACGGCTACGACAGCTTTAGTAAGCACCCGGTAGTCCACAGGGCTCCTCAGGAGCAGGCACGGTTGCTGCGGTCCATGGCGAGGTGCGTGCAAGACGCTAGGTTCGCCGAGATGTGCCGCGATCACGCTGACCATCTGGTTGTGGCCGAAGACAGACTGACGGAAGAAGGCAAAACCGACGAGGCGATCACGGTTCGGGCTCTGGCGCTCGGCATGCCCATGGAGTGGATGGTCCAACTCTGGCGGCTCGCGGATGTCATGAGCGAACTCCGCGCCCGGCAGAAGGCTTGGGGGGAGAACCACCACCGCATCGCGCGCGCGTTGAAGTCTGCCCGCATCCCGCTGTGGGTCGTGGCCGCACTGGACGAAATCCCCCTCGACGACCTCCGCTCGATGACCCCCAGAGACCTGGTCAGCCGGGCCGGCCGCAGCGAAGGCTTCCTCACCGAGGCGGCGCGCGTGCTCGACAGCCTGCGCATCCTCGCCTTGCTCGGTGTCGAACCAGCGGCATGGAACACGCTGCTGGACATACTCACGGCCTGTCTTGAAGCTGAAGCGGAGATTCAGGCGTCGTGTACCGCGAAGCGGGATGTGCTGCCTCGGCTATGTCGTCCGCCGGGGCAGCTATTGCGTGCGGAACCGCGTGCGCCGCGAGCACCAGGTCCTGCGATCCCTCGTTCAGTCACCGTGCAGGGCCGCCGCCGGCTGCATCGAGCCGGAGGGTGTGGAGGGCGCCTGACCGCGTAGCGGCGGGACGGTCCTGCTCGACCCTGAGGACCGAGGTTGAATCTCGACGACATTGTCAACGCCATCTCTGCCATCGCGGGTGTCGGTTCGCTGGCGCTCCAGATCATCGAGGGGCGGCGTCGACAGAGCGATGCTCGTGACAACGCAGGAGATGGCCGGCCGGCCTCTGACGCTGATCCTGGCTGCTGTGAGCCGGGCAGCACGCCGACCGAGTAGGTGAAAGGCTGGTTGGGGGTGCCCACAAATGGGCGGGCACCCCCAACCAGCACCATCCTCGCTCCGCGTATTGGCGATGGCGGGGCTGGTATGTGGCTGGACGTCACTCAGCCGTGTGCCGTGAGAGCTTCGACACGGACGGCGCGTCCGTCACTGCTACCCTGCTCTCCGTTGCCCGGGCCCGCGACGGTCGTCAGGGCGTGCCTGAGACCGCTACGTCCGCCCGCGCGACGACCTCACCCCAGACCAGACGCCGCCCTCCACCGCGCACAACCGAGCACCGTAGTAACGACCCGTGACTGCTCTCCACGACAGATCTCCGTTCTGGCGTGCAGCCACATGCTCCTGCTCCGCTTCCGGCCGTGGGGCGCCATGTGCCGTCGAGCGGAATGCCGGCGACCAACGCGCGCCGGTAGGCGATCAAACCGTCGTCGGCAGCGATCGTTTAGAGGAGCTAACACAAACGGCTGATGGTGTTGGTGGGCCGTGTCTGGCATCGGTCTGCCGCTGTTGAGTACGCGTGGGCAAGGTGCCGCCGTGGATCGTGACGGACGAGCTGTGGGCTCGGGTGGAGCCGCTGTTGCCGGTGCGGCGGCAACGGCCCGACCGTCGCGGCCGGCCGGCTCTGGATGACCGCAGGTGTCTGCAGGGCATCCTGTTCGTGCTGCACACCGGCATCCAGTGGGAATGGCTGCCGCAGGAACTCGGCTTCGGATCCGGGATGACGTGCTGGCGGCGCCTGCGGGACTGGAACGCTGCCGGGGTGTGGGACCGGTTGCACCAACTGCTGCTGACCGAGCTGCACCAGGCTGGGCAGTTGGACTGGAGCCGGGCCGTAGTCGACGGCTCGCACCGGCGGGCGGTGCGCGGCGGCCCAAAACCGGCCCGAGCCCGGTCGACCGTGCCCGACCCGGCTCGAAGCACCACGTGATCACCGATGCGCACGGCACCCCGTTGGCGGTGACGGCCACTGGCGGCAACCGGCACGACGTCACCCAGCTGCTGCCGCTGCTGGACGCCATTCCCCGCATCCGCGGCCGGACAGGACGCCCCCGCCACCGCCCCAAACAGGTGTACGCCGACCGGGGCTACGACTACGACAAGTACCGTCGTCTGCTGTGGAGACGCGGGATCAAGCCCGTCATCGCTCGCCGGGGCGTGGCGCACGGTTCGGGGCTGGGCGTTGTGCGGTGGGTGGTAGAGCGGACGAACGCCTGGATCCACGGCTTCCGCCGCCTGCGCATCCGGTACGAGATCCGTGACGATATCCACGAAGCGCTCCTCAAGCTGGCCTGCTGCGTGATCACCTACCGGCGCGTCTGCCGTTTGTGTTAGCTCCTCTTAGTAAGCGGCCTGTCGGCGAAACCTCAAAAGTGGACCACTGTCGGTCTCCCAAAGTTGACCCCTTTCGGGGGTCTGGCTCGTTGAGTCAGGCCGGGAGGATGGGCGATCGACGTGGAGGACTGGGCGGAGATCCGTCGGCTGCACCGCTCTGAGCAGATGCCGATCAGGGCGATCGCGAGGCATCTGGGGATCTCACGGAACACGGTCCGCCGGGCCCTGGCGGGCAACACACCGCCGAAGTACCAGCGGGAGCTGAAGGGGGCGATCGTGGACGCGGTCGAACCGCAGATCAGAGATCTTCTGCAGCGGTTCCCGGAGATGCCGGCGACGGTGATCGCTGAGCGGATCGGCTGGCAGCATTCGTACGAAGTCGTCAAACGACGGGTCCGTGAACTGCGGCCGGTCTATCGGGCGGCGGACCCGGTGTCGCGGACGGGCCATGAGCCGGGTGAACTGGCCCTGTGCTTGCCGATAACTTCATCCGTGCAGGTCATGCGGCATGCTGGTATTCGTGGAGGAGGCCGCCGAGGCGATCACGTCGTCGTATGTCGAGGCGGGCTAACGTCTCCGGGTCGTCGATCGGCGCAGGTAATGGGTGCAGTGGGCGGGCGTTGGCGATGCCCTGGTGTGGTCGGTGTGCGTTGTAGAACTGCTCGAACTCTCG
This window contains:
- a CDS encoding UvrD-helicase domain-containing protein; translated protein: MSTPGPLIPTPPAAPRRTALIPADGWRPAGIEDLEPSAWEALRDVGNVAVVAGPGAGKTEFLAQRAAYLLQTGLCPWPQHILAISFKRDAAANLGRRVAARVPEHAGRFASMTFDAFTKGLVDRFAPALPPDWRMVDGYDISTASNAEVGAFLNGIAHAAPESLRWEVARFQTNRFVPGVVGNYDLPEIVPADDEIDAISYAVREWWHARYLRSGKAQLDFVMLNRLAELLVRAVAGLRRALRMTYPVVFVDEFQDTTSAQFSFLTSVFGEETAVTAVGDSKQRIMGWAGALPNAVQRFTDAFDATTYSLAWNFRSSDALVALQHVIARRLGPTAVRATSKATAEDGHDPAVLWTFSTAQAEAQLIADWIARDIARSNRTPADFAFIARQKIKDFEPLFRAHLAQHGIRVRNDDARVGKMALQDLLKSETTHLLIGLLRLAHEPHGLPTIWQDVSTTLERVHGATDDEVDQHRVGENLTGMTLRLRAWLESHPPSTVSAADTVQQVLALVDGTALRRYVKATTPGEDFDLIRGAFEARLETSIAPAADWGEVLNEFECTEAVVLLTAHRSKGLEYHTVFFLGIHDRQWWALGRDLPEGTATFFVGLSRAAHRLILTTDRTNRAGPIASLFTMLTEAGVPEIDCG
- a CDS encoding ATP-dependent endonuclease, which codes for MFIEKLVLENFKCFGPGRTSLRLHSGMTAFIGANGSGKTAACEALLRLFGISGQERSVRVDDFHVPAGETDVPASRELTIEAVLAFPELDDPGEDDEVGDADDDAAEGDEHQERAEVLRAVPEFFRRMAATEDGELKVRLALLAEWVDDGTVEGAITETRVIVNTLAEEYSEDDYVPLTARERSRIQMIYIPASRDGVRQVTAFLRSRLWRAAQWSSDLRDLVTDHAAEVADQFADEPVVRAVEGALSARWQELHDAGLHSEPKLRLLDGDFTQLIRNSELVFEPDHHSRPRPARMLSDGQRSLLHLALVAAALDVEAAVYGGQHSDDFTLEAAHLPNLTLIAVEEPENSLAPFFLSRIVGQLQALSGSTATQAVLSSHSASVMPRIRPEDVRYFRTEPVTATASVREITLPDDTTEAGKYVREAVRAHPELYFAKFVVLGEGDTEQLVIPRVARAHGVHLDPSFVAMVPLDGRHTNHMWKLLNDLDVPHATLLDLDYGKAGSGPARLRDACNRLMDNGLDPLEGLNGYDEVEEIHDGLLLKHIRPILQHLRTFAVFYSEPLDLDYAMLCAFENAYTHLEGNQHGPDSSDPTTTVLGAKGTRPRYWENKTEWLGWYRYLFLSRSKPSTHMSALGRLSDKEIRLNVPEVLTALVEHIRKAISL
- a CDS encoding IS5 family transposase (programmed frameshift), with the translated sequence MPPWIVTDELWARVEPLLPVRRQRPDRRGRPALDDRRCLQGILFVLHTGIQWEWLPQELGFGSGMTCWRRLRDWNAAGVWDRLHQLLLTELHQAGQLDWSRAVVDGSHRRAVRGGPKTGPSPVDRARPGSKHHVITDAHGTPLAVTATGGNRHDVTQLLPLLDAIPRIRGRTGRPRHRPKQVYADRGYDYDKYRRLLWRRGIKPVIARRGVAHGSGLGVVRWVVERTNAWIHGFRRLRIRYEIRDDIHEALLKLACCVITYRRVCRLC